Proteins from a single region of Streptomyces sp. TN58:
- a CDS encoding Lrp/AsnC family transcriptional regulator, with amino-acid sequence MTDYSPDATDWRILGALQRDGRASFTDLARSVSMSASAVTERVRRLEEAGIITGYTAVVDPDKLGKSILALVRLRYPHGNYKPFHDFLEATPEILEAHHVTGDDCFVLKVATRSMGHLEEVTGRIAGLGPVTTSIVYSSPLPRRPLSP; translated from the coding sequence ATGACCGATTATTCCCCTGATGCCACCGACTGGCGGATCCTCGGCGCCCTCCAGCGGGACGGCCGCGCCAGCTTCACCGACCTCGCCCGCTCCGTCTCCATGTCCGCGAGCGCCGTCACCGAGCGCGTGCGCAGGCTGGAGGAGGCGGGGATCATCACCGGCTACACGGCCGTCGTCGACCCGGACAAGCTCGGCAAGTCGATCCTCGCCCTGGTGCGGCTGCGCTATCCGCACGGCAACTACAAGCCGTTCCACGACTTCCTGGAGGCCACCCCGGAGATCCTGGAGGCGCATCACGTCACGGGCGACGACTGCTTCGTCCTGAAGGTCGCCACGCGCTCGATGGGACACCTGGAGGAGGTCACCGGCCGGATCGCGGGGCTCGGCCCGGTGACGACGAGCATCGTCTACTCCTCGCCGCTGCCCCGCCGCCCGCTCAGTCCGTGA
- a CDS encoding DUF885 domain-containing protein, which translates to MSETLHTGSVPRLPRQVADEYVDGLIALDPITGTYLGVAESSAKLPDFSPAGRAAVAELSRTTLARLDAAEALPGADSDAERRCGRLLRERLTAELAVHEADEELCAVSNIHSPVHSVREVFSLTPADTDEEWAAIAERLRAVPDAFAGYRESLQLGLDRGLYGGPRATETMIGQLTTWAGQDGTAAAFFEDFASNGPQLLRAELDAAAAGATAAVVELRDWMRAVYAPAVEGRPDTVGRERYARWSRYFNGTDLDLDEAYAYGWSEYHRLLAEMKTEAAKILPGAGPWEALKHLDEHGTHIEGVDEVQAWLQGIMDEAIENLDGTHFELAERVRKVESRIAPPGGAAAPYYTSPSEDFSRPGRTWLPTMGQTRFPVYDLVSTWYHEGVPGHHLQLAQWTHVADQLSRYQATVGWVSANCEGWALYAERLMDELGYLKDAEQRLGYLDCQMMRAARVIVDIGMHLGLEIPADSPFHPGERWTVDLAQEFFGLHSGRPAEFVESEVTRYLSMPGQAIGYKLGERTWLLGRDNARAAHGDSFDLKAWHMAALSQGSLGLDDLLDELSKL; encoded by the coding sequence ATGTCAGAGACCCTCCACACCGGCAGCGTCCCCCGGCTGCCCCGCCAGGTGGCCGACGAGTACGTCGACGGCCTCATCGCCCTCGACCCCATCACCGGTACCTACCTGGGTGTAGCCGAGAGCTCCGCCAAGCTCCCGGACTTCTCCCCGGCGGGCCGCGCCGCCGTCGCCGAACTCTCCCGCACGACCCTCGCGCGCCTCGACGCCGCGGAGGCCCTGCCCGGAGCCGACTCCGACGCCGAGCGCCGCTGCGGCCGTCTGCTCCGTGAACGGCTCACCGCCGAGCTCGCCGTGCACGAGGCCGACGAGGAGCTGTGCGCGGTCAGCAACATCCACAGCCCGGTGCACTCGGTCCGCGAGGTCTTCTCCCTGACCCCGGCCGACACCGACGAGGAATGGGCGGCGATCGCCGAGCGGCTGCGCGCCGTCCCGGACGCCTTCGCCGGCTACCGCGAGAGCCTTCAGCTCGGCCTGGACCGCGGTCTGTACGGCGGTCCGCGCGCCACCGAGACCATGATCGGCCAGCTGACCACCTGGGCGGGCCAGGACGGCACCGCCGCGGCCTTCTTCGAGGACTTCGCCTCGAACGGCCCGCAGTTGCTGCGTGCCGAGCTGGACGCGGCGGCCGCCGGCGCGACCGCCGCCGTCGTGGAACTGCGCGACTGGATGCGCGCGGTCTACGCCCCCGCCGTCGAGGGCCGCCCGGACACGGTGGGCCGCGAGCGGTACGCCCGCTGGTCCCGGTACTTCAACGGCACCGACCTGGACCTCGACGAGGCCTACGCGTACGGCTGGTCGGAATACCACCGGCTGCTCGCCGAGATGAAGACCGAGGCGGCCAAGATCCTGCCGGGTGCCGGCCCCTGGGAGGCGCTGAAGCACCTGGACGAGCACGGCACCCACATCGAAGGGGTGGACGAGGTCCAGGCCTGGCTGCAGGGCATCATGGACGAGGCCATCGAGAACCTGGACGGCACCCACTTCGAACTCGCCGAGCGGGTCCGCAAGGTGGAGTCCCGCATCGCCCCTCCGGGCGGCGCCGCGGCCCCGTACTACACCTCCCCCTCGGAGGACTTCTCCCGACCCGGACGCACCTGGCTGCCCACCATGGGGCAGACCCGCTTCCCGGTCTACGACCTGGTCTCCACCTGGTACCACGAGGGCGTGCCCGGCCACCACCTCCAGCTGGCGCAGTGGACGCATGTGGCGGACCAGCTCTCCCGCTACCAGGCCACCGTCGGCTGGGTCAGCGCCAACTGCGAGGGCTGGGCCCTGTACGCGGAGCGGCTGATGGACGAGCTGGGCTACCTCAAGGACGCCGAGCAGCGACTGGGTTACCTGGACTGCCAGATGATGCGCGCCGCGCGGGTCATCGTGGACATCGGCATGCACCTGGGCCTGGAGATCCCGGCGGATTCGCCCTTCCACCCGGGTGAGCGGTGGACGGTGGACCTCGCGCAGGAGTTCTTCGGCCTGCACAGCGGCCGGCCGGCGGAGTTCGTGGAGAGCGAGGTGACCCGGTACCTGTCGATGCCGGGGCAGGCGATCGGATACAAGCTGGGGGAGCGGACCTGGCTGCTGGGCCGGGACAACGCGCGCGCCGCGCACGGCGACTCCTTCGACCTGAAGGCGTGGCACATGGCTGCGCTGTCGCAGGGTTCGCTGGGTCTGGACGACCTGCTGGACGAGCTGTCGAAGCTCTGA
- a CDS encoding rhodanese-like domain-containing protein, producing the protein MTTTQNASSVPAADNPVLRVPPASPAAAAAYFAASLAFHADVSDVASAFRAHRESGAELGFQLVDSRSTPAWDQAHVPGAVHLPTALIPEQAERLLDRNIPVVTYCWGPGCNGGTRSALALAELGFQVKEMLGGIEYWIREGFEVETWQGTQQRAEADPLTAPTGSDDCGC; encoded by the coding sequence ATGACGACGACACAGAACGCCTCTTCCGTCCCGGCCGCCGACAACCCCGTACTCCGGGTGCCCCCGGCCTCCCCGGCCGCGGCCGCCGCGTACTTCGCCGCAAGCCTGGCCTTCCACGCCGACGTCTCGGACGTCGCGAGCGCCTTCCGGGCCCACCGCGAGTCGGGCGCCGAGCTGGGCTTCCAGCTCGTCGACTCCCGCTCCACGCCCGCCTGGGACCAGGCGCACGTGCCCGGCGCGGTCCACCTGCCCACCGCCCTCATTCCCGAGCAGGCCGAACGGCTCCTGGACAGGAACATCCCCGTCGTGACGTACTGCTGGGGCCCCGGCTGCAACGGCGGCACCCGCTCCGCCCTCGCCCTGGCCGAACTGGGCTTCCAGGTCAAGGAGATGCTCGGCGGCATCGAGTACTGGATCCGCGAGGGCTTCGAGGTCGAGACCTGGCAGGGCACGCAGCAGCGCGCCGAGGCCGACCCGCTGACCGCGCCGACCGGCTCGGACGACTGCGGCTGTTGA